A stretch of the Janthinobacterium sp. B9-8 genome encodes the following:
- the dapE gene encoding succinyl-diaminopimelate desuccinylase: MNDPTLALTQQLLRQASVTPDDANCQNMLAARLSAIGFRIEHMRFEDVDNLWARFGDTGPVLVFAGHTDVVPTGPLDRWHSDPFAPTIRDGHLFGRGSADMKASLAAFVVACEQFLAKNPNPKGSIAFLITSDEEGPAHHGTVKVVEALKARGEKIDYCIVGEPTSAEVFGDTIKNGRRGSLSGHLIVHGVQGHIAYPHLAKNPIHLLAPALAELASTVWDSGNEYFPPTTWQVSNINSGTGATNIIPGTVDALFNFRFSTASTADSLKAAVHAILDKHQLEYEIDWALSGEPFLTDHGQLIDAMRDVVSEVCGQTPALNTVGGTSDGRFIAKYCPEVVEFGPINKTIHKLNECVAVEDLPKLAAIYEKALEKLIA; the protein is encoded by the coding sequence ATGAACGACCCCACACTTGCACTAACCCAACAATTATTACGCCAGGCATCTGTTACGCCGGATGACGCCAACTGCCAGAACATGCTGGCTGCACGGCTCTCTGCCATTGGCTTTCGTATTGAGCATATGCGCTTTGAAGATGTAGATAATCTCTGGGCACGCTTTGGCGACACCGGCCCTGTACTGGTTTTTGCTGGCCACACTGATGTCGTACCTACCGGCCCGCTGGATCGCTGGCATTCAGATCCTTTCGCCCCGACCATTCGGGACGGCCATTTATTTGGCCGTGGCTCAGCGGACATGAAAGCGTCCCTTGCCGCTTTTGTGGTCGCTTGTGAGCAGTTTTTGGCTAAAAACCCAAATCCTAAAGGCTCGATCGCCTTTCTGATTACTTCAGACGAAGAAGGTCCGGCACATCACGGCACGGTTAAAGTGGTTGAAGCGCTCAAAGCGCGTGGCGAGAAAATTGATTACTGCATTGTGGGTGAACCCACTTCAGCCGAAGTCTTTGGCGACACCATTAAAAATGGCCGTCGTGGCTCGCTGTCGGGGCATTTAATTGTGCACGGCGTGCAAGGCCATATTGCTTACCCGCACCTCGCTAAAAACCCCATCCACCTGCTCGCTCCTGCTCTGGCAGAGCTGGCCAGCACCGTGTGGGATAGCGGCAATGAATACTTCCCGCCCACCACATGGCAGGTATCCAATATTAATAGCGGCACGGGCGCAACCAACATCATCCCCGGCACCGTAGATGCCTTATTTAATTTCAGATTTAGCACAGCCAGCACGGCTGACTCGCTCAAAGCCGCCGTACACGCCATTCTGGACAAACATCAGCTTGAATATGAAATTGATTGGGCACTGTCGGGCGAGCCTTTCCTAACCGACCACGGCCAGCTGATCGACGCCATGCGCGATGTGGTAAGCGAAGTTTGTGGCCAAACACCTGCTCTCAATACCGTGGGTGGTACATCAGACGGGCGCTTTATTGCAAAATACTGCCCCGAAGTGGTTGAGTTTGGCCCGATCAACAAAACCATTCATAAGCTCAATGAATGCGTAGCGGTTGAAGATTTACCTAAGCTTGCTGCAATTTATGAAAAAGCATTAGAAAAGCTCATCGCTTAA
- a CDS encoding ArsC family reductase — translation MKLYGIPNCDTIKKAKTWLSEQGHNFEWHDYKKSGISAELLEQWAAQVGWEALLNRQGTTWRKLDEATKASIDNKDAAIALMIMQTSIIKRPVLDNNGTITVGFKPEVYATLFRD, via the coding sequence ATGAAGCTCTATGGCATCCCCAACTGCGACACCATTAAAAAAGCAAAAACATGGCTCAGCGAGCAAGGCCACAATTTTGAATGGCATGATTATAAAAAATCAGGGATCAGCGCCGAGCTGCTAGAGCAATGGGCAGCACAAGTCGGCTGGGAAGCCCTGCTCAACCGCCAAGGCACGACATGGCGCAAATTAGACGAGGCAACAAAGGCCTCAATTGACAACAAAGATGCTGCAATCGCCTTAATGATAATGCAAACCTCAATCATCAAGCGCCCAGTGCTCGACAACAATGGTACGATCACGGTCGGCTTCAAACCCGAAGTCTACGCAACACTTTTTAGAGACTGA
- a CDS encoding PilT/PilU family type 4a pilus ATPase yields MNLLPFFKLMAERNASDLFLAAQSPIVIKIDGLCYPVNNQVLAPEHVKQLVYQLMTPERIAEFENTLEMNFAYPVVGVGSFRVNIFKARGSISMVARYIRSNIPSFDELRVPEVLKELIMEKHGIILVVGATGSGKSSTMAAMLNHRNENHAGHILTMEDPIEFLHKHKKSLVNQREIGIDTKSYHEALKNAMREAPNVLMIGEIRDRDTMTHAMQYAQAGHLCISTLHANNSYHSLSRIVNFYPQESRDALLYDLSSSLKAIVSQRLIKNKEGKLVAAVEVLLNTPRIAELIRAGQLSDIKQAMEQSLSEGSQTFEQALYKLYRNGEVELDEALKSADSATNLSWLVNNAQPLTEAESRKPDEKKGPNDAPDMAFDISLH; encoded by the coding sequence ATGAACCTGTTGCCGTTTTTTAAACTGATGGCGGAGCGTAATGCTTCCGACCTTTTTCTTGCCGCTCAATCACCCATCGTGATTAAAATTGATGGCCTGTGTTATCCGGTCAACAATCAAGTTTTAGCCCCAGAGCATGTCAAGCAATTGGTCTATCAGTTGATGACACCAGAGCGGATTGCCGAATTTGAAAACACGCTGGAAATGAACTTTGCCTACCCCGTAGTTGGGGTAGGTAGTTTTCGCGTTAATATTTTCAAAGCACGTGGCTCGATCTCGATGGTGGCGCGTTATATTCGCAGCAATATCCCTTCTTTTGATGAGCTCCGTGTTCCTGAGGTATTAAAAGAGCTCATCATGGAAAAGCACGGCATTATTCTGGTGGTGGGAGCGACAGGCTCGGGTAAATCCTCCACCATGGCCGCCATGCTTAATCACCGCAACGAGAACCATGCGGGGCATATTTTAACCATGGAAGACCCGATCGAATTCTTGCATAAGCACAAGAAATCGCTGGTGAATCAGCGCGAAATCGGTATCGACACCAAGAGCTATCACGAGGCACTTAAAAACGCGATGCGTGAAGCACCGAATGTCTTGATGATTGGTGAAATCCGGGATCGCGACACCATGACGCACGCCATGCAATACGCACAAGCGGGGCACTTGTGTATCTCCACCTTGCATGCCAATAACAGCTACCACTCGCTCTCGCGCATCGTTAACTTTTACCCGCAAGAATCGCGCGATGCACTGCTTTACGATTTATCGTCCTCATTAAAAGCCATTGTTTCGCAGCGCTTAATCAAAAACAAAGAAGGCAAGCTGGTTGCGGCAGTTGAAGTGCTACTGAATACGCCGCGTATTGCAGAATTAATTCGCGCCGGTCAGCTGAGCGACATCAAACAAGCGATGGAGCAAAGCCTCTCTGAAGGCTCGCAAACTTTCGAGCAAGCTCTGTATAAGCTTTACCGCAATGGCGAAGTTGAGCTAGACGAAGCACTTAAAAGCGCCGACTCAGCGACCAACCTCTCCTGGCTGGTCAATAATGCGCAGCCACTCACAGAGGCTGAAAGCCGCAAGCCCGACGAAAAGAAAGGCCCTAACGACGCTCCTGATATGGCATTCGATATTTCATTGCACTAA
- a CDS encoding AMP-binding protein — translation MEQAWWASYQLGVPREIDINEFAAIPAVLARSVARFGERPAFLNMGKSISYSELDQQSSAFAAYLQHELKLPRGSRVAVMLPNLLQYPIAIFGILRAGMVVVNVNPLYTPRELSHQLKDSGSVAIVILANFAHTLEEIISSSDVKHVLLTEIGDRLNFPKRQIVNAVVKHIKKMVPAFNLPGHVRFNDALITGDTHKATPVDLNHSDIAFLQYTGGTTGVAKGAILTHGNIVANMQQAHAWIAPLVNEGTEMIVTALPLYHIFSLTANCMVFSKIGATNLLITNPRDIPGFIKEIGKYPVTCMTGVNTLFNALLNNAEFSKLDFSKWKLALGGGMAVQHAVADRWVKTTGVRLIEAYGLTETSPAAMMNPMNLPEFNGMIGLPVPSTIGEIRNEEGKALPPGEAGELFIHGPQVMAGYWQRPDETAKVLGKDGFVSTGDVAIMSPSGFFRLVDRKKDMILVSGFNVYPNEIEDVVASHPGVLEVACIGVDDDKSGEAVKIFVVKKDPKLTQEDLIAHCRKNLTNYKIPRQVEFRDSLPKSNVGKILRRELRPNK, via the coding sequence ATGGAACAAGCATGGTGGGCAAGTTATCAACTGGGCGTTCCCCGGGAAATTGATATCAATGAATTTGCCGCAATACCTGCGGTACTCGCCCGCTCTGTAGCACGATTCGGAGAACGACCCGCTTTCCTAAACATGGGAAAATCAATCAGCTACAGCGAGCTGGATCAACAGTCGTCCGCCTTTGCCGCCTATTTGCAACACGAGCTAAAACTGCCACGCGGCTCACGTGTTGCTGTCATGCTGCCTAATCTATTGCAATACCCCATCGCTATTTTCGGCATTTTGCGTGCAGGCATGGTGGTGGTTAACGTTAATCCGCTCTATACCCCGCGCGAGCTCAGCCACCAATTAAAAGACTCTGGCTCAGTCGCCATTGTCATTCTGGCCAACTTTGCCCACACGCTTGAAGAAATTATCAGTAGCAGTGACGTTAAACATGTATTGCTGACTGAAATCGGCGACCGGCTGAATTTTCCTAAGCGGCAAATTGTAAATGCGGTGGTCAAGCACATTAAAAAAATGGTGCCCGCCTTTAACTTACCAGGGCACGTTCGTTTTAATGATGCACTGATCACTGGCGACACGCACAAAGCCACTCCCGTCGACTTAAACCACAGCGATATTGCTTTCTTACAATACACAGGTGGAACCACCGGCGTTGCCAAGGGTGCCATCCTCACTCACGGCAATATTGTTGCAAATATGCAACAAGCACATGCTTGGATCGCCCCTCTCGTCAACGAAGGGACAGAAATGATTGTCACGGCCCTGCCGCTCTATCATATCTTTTCACTCACGGCCAACTGCATGGTTTTCTCCAAAATTGGTGCCACCAATTTGCTGATCACCAACCCGCGTGATATCCCCGGTTTTATTAAAGAAATCGGCAAATACCCGGTGACCTGCATGACCGGCGTCAACACACTATTCAATGCGCTACTCAATAATGCTGAATTTTCCAAACTTGATTTCAGCAAATGGAAGCTTGCCCTTGGCGGCGGCATGGCCGTACAGCACGCAGTAGCAGATCGCTGGGTAAAAACCACAGGCGTGCGTTTGATTGAAGCCTATGGCCTCACCGAAACATCACCAGCGGCAATGATGAACCCGATGAATTTACCCGAATTCAACGGCATGATTGGCTTGCCTGTACCCTCTACGATTGGCGAAATACGCAACGAAGAAGGCAAAGCTCTGCCACCTGGCGAAGCAGGCGAGCTATTTATTCATGGCCCGCAAGTAATGGCAGGCTACTGGCAGCGCCCTGACGAAACCGCCAAAGTGCTAGGTAAAGACGGCTTTGTCAGCACAGGGGACGTCGCCATCATGTCGCCAAGCGGGTTTTTCCGCTTAGTTGATCGCAAAAAAGACATGATCCTCGTATCAGGTTTTAATGTTTACCCGAACGAAATTGAAGACGTGGTAGCGAGCCATCCGGGCGTGCTTGAAGTGGCTTGCATTGGTGTCGATGACGACAAGTCAGGCGAAGCAGTGAAGATTTTTGTGGTTAAAAAAGACCCCAAACTCACTCAGGAAGACTTGATTGCGCATTGCCGTAAGAACCTAACCAACTATAAAATTCCACGACAAGTGGAATTCCGAGACAGCCTGCCCAAGTCAAACGTAGGTAAAATACTAAGACGCGAGTTGCGCCCTAACAAATGA